CTCAAAACAATGTTGACCACActttgttcatcaagagatttgGTGGAAAGATTACTATTTTGAtcgtctatgtagatgatattgttgtcaCATGTGATGACCTTGCAGAAATTTCTCGCGTTAAGGAATACTTGGATGAAGAATTCAAGATTAAAGATCTTGGACAACTCTGTTAATTTCTTGGTATTGAAGTTGCCAATTCTTCTCGTGGAATCTACTTGTCTTAGTGGAAGTATGTGCTTGGCAATCTTTTTAAGACAAGTATGTTGGGGTGCAAGCAAGTAGATACTCCTATTAATGCTAATGGTCACCTGGTTAGCAaggggaaaaagatcctctccaacaccaacgATCCTCCAACGAtttatccaatggttgggagtGCTTGAACAGGTATCCCTAGGTGTTGGCAAGTGTTGGGATGCACGACCAAgccctcccaagtcccaacccttggatggaTCGTTGGAGGGTGGTTGGAGGGTGTAGTCGTTGGACAGGAGCCAGATCcttagcaaggaaggtgatcctatggataaggggagatatcagaAATTAGTTGGGCATTTGatttatctttctcatacacgcCTTGACATAGCATATGTTGCCAGCTTAGTTAGCCCATACATGCATGATCCTTACTCCTCACACATGGAAGTTGTTTTGCACATTCTTTCGTTACTTAAAACCTGTCCCAGGACGTGGCATCCTCTTtcctcctcatgatcaccttcaGGTCAAGGCCTTCATGAATGCTAATTGGGCAGGTTCACCTGATGACCGTAGATCTACCACTGGTTATGGCATCTTTATTGGCTATAACCTTGTTACTTGGCAAAGCAAGCAGTTGTTTCCCAGTCTAGAGTTGAAGTAGAGTTCTGtgctatggcacatggcatttgtgaaaaTCTATGGTTTTATGGTCTCACATTTTTTGTTGTCCTTGCTACTCTTCCTATAAAGCTATTTTGTGATATCAAATCTTCCATCaacattgctcacaacccaATGCGGCATGAACAAACAAAACACGTGGAGATTGATcggcacttcatcaaagagaaactAGATACGGGTCTTAtcaatgtgccttttgttcctaGCAGTTAACAATTGGCTGATGTGTTTACATAGgttcttagtagtaagatgtttcatcctattatctgcaagttgagcatatgtgatatctatacACGAACTTGAGGGGGGAGTGTTGTAAATGGGTATAACGGTAGAATTGTCTTTTAGGGGTACTTTAGCCTTGTACTTCATTCTGGATCGTTATCCTCCATATCATACATAGAGTTGGCATGTATCCATTACACACAAGTCATTATTCCATTCAACAATATATTTTGGCCATTTTGGTGGTATATTTTGGTTCAGACCAGGTTCAAAACCCTAGTCAAAACCAAAATCTTAAACCTTGCTCTCGTAGTCATTGCTACAGAAGAGCAACGAAAgaatgaaaatatttatttaaaagcGAAGCATGAGCTtagtaaaagaaaaggcaatGACTGTGATAGGGACAATAATATTGCTACATTCTTCGTCCTCTTTTGGCTACTCACAAAATCTTCGAAGAGGATAATTAGTgctataataatattttttttataccaGTATGATTGATAACTACTGACTGTACACAATGGTGATAGTGTGAGTTGTAACAATGTCATTTCTGAAGATGTTCGTAAACTTAGGCTAAAGACAGAGCCACATCCTTAtatttacaaggttgcttgcatAAACAACACCAATCTCAAAATTCATGAGGTATTTACTCACATATTCCATTTGTGGGTTAACGGAGACACTGCAATGTGACGTGCTACCTTCGAAACTTTATCACATTCTCCTTGGGCGACCGTGGCTTTTCGACAAGAAAATGCAACACCATgggatatgagaatacatatTCTTTCAAGCACAAAGGGGTATTGATGAAGCTTGTTCCCTCCAAGGACCTCCCTACTCTTAAGCGATCATTTCTCCTCCGAGGAGTCTAATCAGACGGAATCCTTAGTCCTCATCTACACTCAACGAGGTCAAGTACTTTTCAAGGGGGAAGAATTGATGCAATAACATAGTTCAAAATTTTGCCAAAATCTCAATAAGATTTTGCTAATTTCGCCAGTTTCGACATGCCCAAGACAAAACAGGAGGCAAAACCAGAAGTAGCATGATTTCGGTTTAAATTTGCTTATTTCGGTCACAAAAATGCACTGTTTTGTCGGAATTTCAGTCATTTCATCCGTTTGCCCCCCGAAATGACCAAGTGAAACTCATTGAAAAAATGCACTGCTGCGGTCCAAATTTTGCCAATTTCGGTGACCAAAACGAGACCGAAATACAATTTTTTAAACTTTGTGCAATAGCTTTGGACTGGATGAATAAATAAGACAAAGGGAAGTTGATGCAGTATCTTTGGATGGGATGATATATGACAAGCTTTGGAAGCCGAAACCTAAGCATTACAGCCCCTTAGCCGAGTCCAAGACCCCTCGATGGTAAttccaaaataatttttaagttaACAAGTTCAGGGGCTTTCTTGCACctagggtttaaagtatcggtcgtATTGTACcgtatcgaccgatacgtaTCAGTATCGGCCCTTACTGATACGTATCAGTATTGGCCCTTACCGATACAATAtagaccgatacgatacatagaatttttacccttttgtaaTAATACGTATTttacgatacatatcgatacaccaccgatacgatacgatatacACCGACAcgcatcgatacgtaccgatactttatGGAAATttcaaaatcgaagtgaaatgtatgtttcgatatgtatcggtacatatcggtatatatcagtgtgtatcggtatgtatcgaccaatacacaccaatacgtatcgatacgtaccgatacgatCATAAAAtgaccaagatgggtaatttttcagaaaaacaccattttttgaggtgtttttgttccaaagttgctgccaaccatttttctctaactaaagtggaaatcaatgttcgaaataaggattttacatttatgggacaactagaaaccttgaattcttattgtgatactctcaatttattgtttatgcataatacatgttatatatagttttttttttaactatttttttatgcaaaagtgtataaaaaaatatttcctattcatttatgtgcgtatctttagcatatcttagcgtatctttgATACGATActataccctccgatacgtattttaattttggtcgaccgatatcgatactttaatccttgcttgcaCCATCAACATTATAGTTAGTTGTCAAAGttgtttaaaataaaaatgaagctATATTCTGTTTTTCATATAAAGTTTCTAATCCTCAATCAATGGCAATGAATAgaagtcatatttttttttgaaaactaggTTGGTGATTTATCTCCTCTCCTCTATCCTCACTCCTCACAGTACTATTGATCCTCCTTGTTTTCTCTACAGatcgatttcttctttcttcacatttctcttttatcttctctccttccttctctactttattttctcttcttccaccATTGCAGAGTGCAGCAGTTACACGATTTCAGCATGGACTTCTCTCTGGAATAATCTGTCATCAGGTTCTCTAAAATAGATCTATTCCATCCCAATCGTATGGACTAAAGAGGGCTCAAATTTCAGACAaagttgtcacggcatctaaGCATCCCAAGCCATTAGATGGGCCTAGAcgcaaggcgacaccaacaTAGCGACCAAGGCGCTTGGACGCCTAGGTGTCACCTAGGCAATGCACTGACATGATGATTTCAGACTTTCAGTAACAGCTTAGTCAAATTCTTGATATTCCATTTTCAACGCTACTGCATCATCCATACTATATTTGAGAGATTAAATCCCATTAAGCAaactaaaaattgaaatagGCCAGTCAGGCCCCATGCAAGGAGGGAACATGTAACTGCAAATAATGCCTTATGATTATTACATATATCAGAACTATTGGGAGCAAAACAAAGACAGGCTAGAGGAAGTCTAGTAACAAAAGGTCATGTATTACAACCACATTCTACTCTAAATTATAGTTCTGAGCAACCATTCAGTCCATTCCACATGTGCCTTTTCCAAagcccccctccccaaaaaatttaataataaaaaataaataaataaaatcttggaTAGTCATGTACGCTGCCCACTGGGGTACTGATGCAGGCAAACAAGTCAAATTGGGCATCAATAGGTCTTGTGAAAGGTAAAAGGCCGGACTTTAGGAGCTGTGGGCTGGGCCTCAAAATAAAAGGCAGAAGTCTAAATCCTAAATGGGTTATATGGGTGTTTGTCTTTGCGTCCAAGGGAAATAAGCTGCAATGACCCTGATTTAGAAGCCCAAAACTGGGGGTCTTAAGTCCAATCCGAGGTTGGTAGTTAGTATAAGCCTATTTTAGTTTTCCTAGTTGCTTTAGGATTTCTAATTTAAGTCTCGAATAAGGACTTCTTTTACTACTTATATTCCCATATTGAGTGAGTGTGAGACTCGTGTTAGCTTTAGGAATTTAATTTTATGCTTCCATAAATATGCAATAATCCTTCCAATGTAAACCATAATTTGGTTATTTTGAACGGGAACAGGTTGCCGAGTTTAGGGTAAATAATCAGCATGGAGTTGGGATTCCTCATTTGGAAACCTAagcattttcaaaattttgcatcTGGTTTGCATTATAAACTTGCTGATGTGCATAAAACCATTAACCATGTAAATCACTCAACTAGCAAACCCGTGACAACTGTCGAGTTTTGTGTACTGTTGGTTAGGAATAATGAGATCAAGATTGTTATAGTATCAAAGAAAGACCAAATTTACAAAAGATCAATAGACCTAATAGTGACAAAATTCATACTTTTGGACATGTCAACAAAATGAATGAGAATATAAATGTCAGATACTGAGGGAAGAACAACAAAAATTATGTACATCTCAAACTCTTTGGCAAGAAGGAACCCTAAACTGAATCTTGACTACATTTACATAAACAGAGATGTACCTGTGCACCCTTCCTAAAATACCTCTTCTCAACCTCTGGTAACATATGCTCTGAATATCTGCCAGATCCATGGGGCCCAGGATCCTCAAAGCTGTTTAAATGGGAAAGGAAGAAGTGCATTAAAAGATGAAGTTTGGACCTAATCCAAATGGATCACATATCAATATTACTGGATAAAGAGCTTCAATCTTGATAATGCTCCAAGCCATCCTCACAAAATTATAGGAATACAGTAATTAACAAGAAATAGATTAGCACTTTTTAACCTGTCAAACATAACTAATATGAGACTAAAGCAGACTTACCAGTCAATAAAGCTTACGTTTGTATCCATCAAATAATTATACAAGTAATCAAAATCGTGAAGTGGCACACAACTGCAATaacaggaaaaaagaaagcttaTGTTTTCATCAATCAAATATTTATACACAATCAAAATTTTGAAGTGGTACACAActgcaataaaagaaaaaaaagatactcAAATTTATGAGCAGAGCACCATCAGGGGAAGATGAACAAAGACAAGGTGGCTTCACCTGTCAGAAAGTAACACAAATTGTTGGTTATCTGGGTCTTGGAGTGCATTAGCCAAAAGTCTCCTCTCAGCATCGACCATAGAAATTTTCCCCCATGAAACCTGCAAAGATACTGTCATGTCAGCTCAAGCCAATCTTGAATTATTTACTAAATAGAGATGTAGTGGTATCAGCTCAGTTGCTTCATAACGAAGATACGTATTCCAATACAAAAGCAACAATCTCAAACAAGCAAATCTCATATTATTTTACTAGATGGAGCTGGAGTAAGCAACACCGTAACAAATAAACAGATTCTAATAGAAAAGCAATAATCACAAACCTATTAACAAATCGATTTGGGATAAGACAAAATCCTGTACTTAGACTACATGAACAATACATAGGTGTAAGGGCCAAGCAATCTAGACGTGGATAACTGCCATATATTGGTCTACATATTtctcctccccacccccctcccaACCCCCCGGTGCGCAATATTTACTCAATCTCAGATCTCAGTACTATATCCCATCAACAAAGAAACTTCTACCCATGGAACGTCAATTACAGAGagacaaaataagagaaaatatagCAGAGCATTCAAACAGGGTATTTTCGAGGAAGGATATTTCACGCACCTTGTCACTGCGAATGTCTCGATCAACAAAATACTGACTCACGTGCACTGGCTTTTCCCTAGATGCATGTACATAAACAGTGAATCTATCTTCATGGCCCTGCAAAAACCAATAGAGATACTCATTCTCAATCAACTCATAAGGAGACTTATCAAAGAAGCAACGATTGACTTTGTATATCTGATgcaaattttatttccttttgtcCAAAAAATCAGAAAGTTTTCACTCTGGTGGGAAAAACAAATCAGTTATTTTCACTCAAATTATTCATTTGAGTGTTTAAGTCCATCTCAACCTATTtcagtttgtttttgtttcagaCAAGATAAATAGGAGTCACGGATTTGAAATCCTTTTGTCCTGGGTTAAATCTTTTAGGTTTTAGATGGGCTATTAACTATTTACTATTAAGCTTCAACAAACCCACCTTGTAGCCCATTTCAAGCGATTTCGAATGTACGAATATTTTTATTGAGCACTATGTGATATTATAGTTTAatcataattaattataatttatctGGCTatgttttaaaatatatttatatttagcAAACATATTACCAAAATATTTCAACAAAACTATTGTAAGTGCCAAAACATTTCATTTTGGAAACACATCACAACAGCTGCAGAGACAATTCATAACTAAGCTTTAAATACAGTTGAATCATGATATAGAGCAGCTGCCAATCGCATTTAATTGATACAACTCTTGGTCGAGTTGAGTGAGTTACCAAAAAGTAACAACATTAATCAAATACACAATGAGTGTTGCAATCTGTGTTAGAGTTAATGTAACAGGCagtgtgtagacacccaatttgtcaccctcccccggctgGCTGCTACCCTTACACAGTGCCCCACATTTCTACAAAGCAAACGCTTACTGTTTGCCATAAATTAGTGCTTGCTTGTGACAAGCTAGTTATTACTTCACCCCTTGTAGGTACAAGGTTTTTGCAGGGTTATGCACCTCCGTTCTCTCTCATCCATGGGGAATTTCCTCCTCAGACCATCGGTTGGAGGGTCgttaaggggagagagagagagagagaaagagagggacaAGGATACTCTCCTTTCCATCTAAGGGAGTTTCCACCTAGataagggtctaggacccattcACATCTCCCCCTGGGTGTGAAGAAAAGTTTGACTCAACAATGGATAAGGTAAGGTCTGCCCAGTCTCTAGGAGTCAAATTTACATGCTAGAAGATTTTAAGCAACCAGCCGGCCGAGGGCTGGTCTCTTTTCTATTGCAGACCATGCTATACTATACATACAAAtattagagcaaacaccaactaatatgaaaataaacaaagacaGATCCGCACAATACAccgagatttaacgaggttcacacaccaatgtggtGTGTTACGTCCTTGGGTGAAGAataagatgtttcactatatagaagagagattacacccaaacaaCGGCGAAAGAACTCgctttgaaaccctagctcgaaaacccccccaaattacaatgacttacTCAACAAGataatagtacattatatactcctccaagtcacaGGTCGAGGTTgaccgggcttgggcctatcgacccaacccctctacttccactacagatcttagaaaactttCCATCGGGTCGCCGCCAAAATATGTTGAagcgggtcattcttcaaaatgggtcaagaattcgaggcaAACTTAAGAACAAATCCTTCTAACTAGAAGGTATATGAAAGGTAGTAAATCCAACCTAGTCTAGGTATCTAGGCTAGAAAACTGGTAAAAGATGCATGAAAGCAGGTAAACCTAATAGAAATGGGACAAAATGATGAATATAAACAATATGAATATGATATGTATTCATATGAATAATAAATTGGGGGagtttaaatatatatatatatatgtcatagttgtcaaggcaataAGGCAACCCAAGGCGATGGAAAGGTGCCTAAGCTAATGTAAGGCTAGGTAGGTACTAGCCAACCCAGTTAGGATCCCAAAACTCCAACTAACAACTCACCAAACCCTAGGGAAATCTGGAATCAGACTTAGAACAAAAGTCCAAATCTGGGCAGAATTGAGGAAACCTGTGGTTGGCTGTAGGAAGCTCTGATGGAGCTCAACTTCTGGTCATGTGCTCCTCTTGTGGTGCTgatcaaaccctccaaagggtttTGTAACCTGATCTCAGGTTtggtgatgcagttgggcgtggGAATACTTGGGGTCAATGTAGGACTATGATGAgttatttgtttcttttattgttaGAGTAGGGTGTTGGTCCAGTTAGTTGGAAGATTCAACtctttatttcagttgctaatttaggttagtttccatttattagtttctattgttatattttgatttaCTTTTATATAGCCATGTAGCATGGTGGAGAACTCAGTTTTGGAATTGAAGAATTGAATGAATGGTTTTGATggttgaaaccatggctgccttGGGCTTCATGTTCATCTTTCTCCTTCCctgatcttcttttcttcccttcccttcttctttcttctttcctttctttcttccttgtttcCCTGTTCTCTTTCTCTGCTTCTGTTCCAGGCAGCACTTGCAGCCAGTGAAGGTGGTTTGATCTCCTTTGATTCTGCAGCTTCCAGTCTGAAACTTGGGGCATAAGCACTCCTCCCTAGAGtgatctaaaccctaaattccatCCCAAGCTCCTGCGAGTCCGAGGACAGCAAATCTGAAAACCAGAACTCAGATCTGAGCTTTCTGCCAGGATCAGGTTGCAGGATTTCCCCCCAGGCTGTTGCATCTTCTGAGGTGATATTGGTTGGAATCAAGAGCGTTTTGACTATCAATCTCTCCCAGAGTTTTGGTTCGATTGGATTCCTGTTGGGTGAATTCTATCAATCGGAATCAGCCTAGGTCTCCGCTAGTTCTGTATTCCATCACGTGTTtctaaggttgaagaaggcaAGTCTTATAAATTGCAAGTAAGGCCAAAATATTATAATTACATAATCACCCCTTATTTTTGAACTTTAGTTTATTCCCAAGCTTCTTTAATTTCAGAACAGCCCATCCGTTTTAAAGTTCTAACTCTAGTTGACCCACTACTTATTCCCTTCACTTTTAAGGGTTTGAATTATTCCTtaatttacaaaattgccattcAACCATTAATTTGAACTATATATCACTCTTGTGGACACGTAAGCAATTTGATTCCAGTTTCGGAACCCAGATCCACATCATTTGGGATATCTGAGAAGAGGTTCCCAATGAGGAAACTAATGGTGGTATCAGAAGTAGCAGCTAGGGAGCTCTGTTGACCACCAAGTTTGGATCAAGTGGTCCTTTTGGAGGTTAGAACTGATGTAGTTGGGCAATGAGTTTAGagaaaatatcttttgatttggttccttatttactttcctttttagacTAAGAATTTAGTTTGGTAGTATTCTCATTtgatgagattttatttctatcttagattagatgcaatatttatttcagtttcaagTAGGAAAGTAGGTTTATTTTCAGCCTTTAAATAGTGTTATTGTACCCAActgaaaattgaattgaatgaaattgaaagcATATTTTGGGCAACACTATGGCTGTTGTGAACTGCAACTCTCTTGTTCTCCCTCTCTGAAGttctcttctctgatcttcccttccattcttctacttcttcttcattcttcatatttttctgttttttttttttttttNNNNNNNNNNNNNNNNNNNNTTTTTTCATACCCTGTTCTGGGCATCAATACCATATCTGAAGGGAGCTTCACTGCAACTTTGGATCCAATCGACTGGCCCTGAGGTTCAAGTGGGAGGCAGGGCTCTCATAGGCGATCAGTACCCCTGGTGCTTCTTCCCTCCAGCCAGCCTCTGTCGTGAGCTTCACGACCAAGTTCAGATCCGGTTCCCCAGTTACCGCCAGACCTGAGTTGCAGGGACAACACAGCTCCTCTTGCTTCCTGTTTGAGGTGTTTACCTGTCGGATTCAAGAGACCTTAGTGTTGGCAGCCTTCGTTTGGAATTCAGGCCAAACCGAGACCTATCAAAGGGGTTCCATCGATCTGAGGCTTCTTCAGTTCCgatggtttctggttctcacgacaaggaaaaaaagattgaaGAATCGTGGGTTGTTTAGGGCTTCTAATCCCTGGCTTGACCTTATTTCCCTTCACTTACTTGTTATTCTTTTCTTGTCCTGACTTTATAGGTAATTCCTAAACTACCCCTTTTACTAGTCGATTGAGCCATTTGCTTATGTTTTAAGTTCAATctaattacaaaattgccacccaaccattaaattgagatttttagtcattctagtgggccctaagcgatccgatttcagtctttGGAACTCGGATCCTCATCAAGAACAAAACCTCAAAAGGGTTGGTTTGGTTGATCAGGATTCAAGTGTGGATGATATGGCCAAATCGATGGAGCTTCAAAACCCTGACAATAGCTGCAATCAATTCTGATCTCCTTGACTATGCTTGAACTGATCAATAGGTTtaacttcaagtcttcaaataactctcaaacactctctcataaaggccaaaacagaaaataagaaagaagaaaagagaaatcgatggagggttgagaaggggggaaaaggaaggttaggttttgggcatctcacctaggTCCTCTCACCCAACTGTATCGCACAGTaaaacagcataagccatctcaAAATAAACTTCAGTAACTTCTTCAATTGATTACAACAGCCCCTCTTATATAGGAGTAAGttcaacttacaaaatagaaggtaaataaaaaaggaaaccaacaTAAGAATAGAAACCAACTAGCTTAGGCAACTAACTACTAACTTGTCTACTAAGCAACTAACATAGAACAATAGGGGGACATTCTAGAACAAgttcaaggtattgggtttCGACTAGGTTTCAACCCTTGGGGACACCGAAATTTCAAtcgaaacctgggaaatttcgaaGAAATCAGGGATTTTTTCTCgatttggtggaaacttaggtttcgacccccaaacagtggtttttttcctaatttttttttttacatcctattttagacatttcttaacacattcacatcagtattttcattaaaaaaaaaaagcacataaagtcatacttgtgtggtgaactaAAGGTTCTGTAATCATTACACTGAGTTGTTGACTAAAATATGTTGCAGGCAAATGCATTTTTAAaagcataaaataaaaaagcattaacatggaaaaaaaaaaaaaaaaagtgagaccGCGAACTCGTAGATCGGGTCCTTctaagtaacatataaaaaatttatataattctactctatttacaagtatatctataaaaaaaaaaaaaaaagaattttggggaagttgggacttacctttttggtccaagctgtCTTTCTTAtatagatgaagcaagaaccacccttagattcaactttgttaggcaaaaaaatgaaaatctccactgtttccccaagtttcccactcctaggagaaaaaactaagagAGGGTCGAATTCTACTAAAGAAGacttgggtttcttttcaaacCAACTTATATAGGATTTGGTTCCACCCAAAGGGTCGAACCAATTGGTTTGGTTGAAATTCCAAATTTCGTCGAATTTGGTCAAAAAATGTCGAAACATGGTCAAaacctgtgacttttaaaagtcacaaaACATATTGTTTCGACCCCTGGGGATACTGTAAAAACCTGTGAAATTTCGAAAGTTTCAATCGAGTTCTCGAAACATGTTTTAGAAGAATTGTACAGCACCTAACTTGgtgtttgactggtcaaaccaCCAAATACAAAAATGCAGCAATGTGACAGCTCGCAGAAGACAGAAATAGAAGCTTGGACTGCTGCTGCTTGGCTGGATCGAAGGGCACTGTTAGGGAGCTTCCAGAAggccaaaataaaagcaaaatacTGAAGTAATATGGGGCACCAGCATTATTCACATGAAAAGTGTTTTCTGTtcactctcttcttcctcatgcTTTGATTTACATCATAAGCACCTAGGCAACAAGGTGCACACCTAGGCAACCAAGGCACCTAagtgttatattttatttccctcttttctaacattatttagtatgctacatataccttgtatcataaaaatcaacaccTAATCCACAAACaaattcatcaaaaatcaacatcaagccaCATCAAATTATCAAAAATCCCATTCTGCAGTTGCTCCCTTGAGATAGACATCCACAAAGCTTTTGACTCCATCAAATGGGACTTCATCTCTAGAGTTCTGCTTCAGATGCCCTTCCCTCCCACCTTTGTTCATTGGATCCACTCTCGTATTCCTCCCCCCGATTCTCTATCCTAGTCAATGGTAGCCCTGCTGGCTACTTCCCCTCCTCGGTTGATATCAGACAAGGATAGTTGGGATAAAGTCAATCAGCCTAAATCTGAAGGAGGTCTGGGTTTGAGAGAATCAAAGATGTTAATAT
This genomic window from Macadamia integrifolia cultivar HAES 741 unplaced genomic scaffold, SCU_Mint_v3 scaffold2122, whole genome shotgun sequence contains:
- the LOC122065806 gene encoding glycosyltransferase BC10-like, giving the protein MKTAQAWRLGIGDFQIMPAPRQRPPLKGPVWIIVLVSFVSVLLIGAYIYPPRSSGTCYIFSSNGCKTFADWLPPIPAREYTDDEIAARAVINDILRAPPVQSKNPKIAFMFLTPGTLPFERLWDKFFRGHEDRFTVYVHASREKPVHVSQYFVDRDIRSDKVSWGKISMVDAERRLLANALQDPDNQQFVLLSDSCVPLHDFDYLYNYLMDTNVSFIDCFEDPGPHGSGRYSEHMLPEVEKRYFRKGAQVHLCLCKCSQDSV